The following are encoded together in the Capillibacterium thermochitinicola genome:
- a CDS encoding hydrogenase maturation nickel metallochaperone HypA: protein MHELGIVFHIIKTVERVGTENKLTMVSTVTLELGEVSGVVPEELTACWAWAVKKTELMKEARLAIETIPALTFCESCQETYQTVRYGRICPFCGSEQTYLVQGNEINLKTIEAC from the coding sequence ATGCACGAGCTGGGGATCGTTTTTCACATCATTAAGACCGTAGAGCGGGTCGGTACGGAGAACAAGCTGACGATGGTTTCCACGGTCACCCTGGAACTGGGCGAGGTTTCCGGGGTGGTACCGGAAGAACTTACCGCCTGCTGGGCCTGGGCGGTCAAGAAGACGGAACTGATGAAAGAGGCCAGGCTCGCCATTGAAACAATCCCGGCGTTGACCTTCTGTGAAAGCTGCCAGGAGACTTACCAAACGGTCCGGTACGGACGGATCTGCCCCTTCTGCGGTAGTGAACAAACCTATCTGGTGCAAGGGAATGAGATCAACCTGAAGACGATTGAAGCCTGTTAA